GTTTTAGCAAGATAATTTTTTAGTTCTTTAATTTCTGAAATCAGTAATTTGGAGCAATCTTTGCCACCGGGTTACTGATTTCTTTTTAAATTAATATTATGAAGACTATTTATTTTATTTTATTTGCTTTGTTTGTTGTAAATTACACAATTGCGCAAACAACTGAATTTAAATTACCCTCTGTTGATGTTAAAACATTAGATGGTAAAAAATTTAATACATCAGAAATTAAAAATGATGGAAAGCCAATTGTAATAAGTTTTTGGGCTACATGGTGTAAACCTTGTGTAATGGAACTTTCTGCAATAGCCGAAAAGTATCAGGATTGGCAAACTGAAACCGGTGTTAAACTTTACGCTGTATCAATTGATGATTCAAAAAGTATGAACAGAGTTTCACCATTTGTAAATGGAAAAGGCTGGGATTATGTAGTACTTTTAGATGCAAACAGTGATTTTAAACGTGCAATCAATGTAATTAATGTTCCACATACATTTTTAATTGATGCAGCCGGAAATGTTGTATATCAGCACACAACTTATGCAGAAGGAGATGAAGATCTTCTTTATGAAAAAATTAAGAAACTTGCAAAAGGAGAAAAAATTAACGAATAATTTTTTATAATGCGTTTTAAAAATATTCTTGTTCCTGCATTAATAAGCATTTCTATTTTTTCGCAGGCACAAACAAATAACGAGGGGCAATTGCATGGAAATTTTCAGATAGACATGCAAACTTATAAAGAAGACAGCTTAATTGGAGCTCCAAAAATTCCCGAAAAAACACTTTTAAATTCTTATGCTAACCTTACATATTCCAAAGGTAATTTTACTGCCGGAATAAGATATGAGGCATATATGAATACTTTATCAGGATACGATGCCCGTTACAACGGGAATGGGATTCCTTACAGATTTTTAACTTATAAAGCAGACGAACTTGAAGTAACAGCCGGAAGCTTTTATGAACAGTTTGGCAATGGGTTAATATTAAGAGCTTATGAAGAAAAAGGTTTGGGCTACGATAATGCTTTTGACGGAGTTAGAGTAAAGTATCAGATTTATAAAGGTGTTTCGGTAAAAGGTCTTGTTGGAAAACAAAGATTATTTTTTGATAAAGGACCTGGAATTGTTAGAGGTATAGATGGAGAAATAAATACAAACGAGCTTTTAAAATTTATGAGTGAAAGCAAAACCCAGATTATTCTTGGTGGTAGTTTTGTAAGTAAATATCAGGCCGATAAAGATCCATTGTATAAACTTCCCGAAAATGTTGGTGCTTGGGCTGCAAGAATGAATATAACAAGGGGTAATATAAATGTTAACAGTGAGTATGCATATAAAATTAATGACCCTTCGGCAGATAATCTTAACATTTATAAACCGGGCGAAGCATTATTAATAAGTGCAAGTTATTCTAAAAAAGGTTTTGGTGTTTTGTTAAATGCAAAGAGAATTGATAACATGGCTTTTCGTTCAAACAGAAATGCCAGTTTAATAGATCTTAATATTAATTATTTGCCAATTCTTACAAAATCTTATACATATTCCTTTCTTAATTTTTATCCTTATGCTACCCAATCTAACGGAGAAATGGGTGGTGGTGCAGAAATTATGTATAAGTTTAAAAAGGAAACTTTCTTAGGTGGAAAATATGGAACTAATATTTCCATTAATTTCAGCAGGTTAAATAGTATTGATAAGTCAGCACCTTCAGATACTTCAGAAATTGGAGTGTCCGGAACATTAGGTTATCAATCGGAATTCTTTAAACCAGGTAATGAATTATATTTTCAGGATTTTAATGTTGAAATAAATAAAAAATTCTCAAAACGATTTAGTGGTAATTTTATTTATCAAAACCTTATTTATAATTCTCCTGTATTAAGAAATGGATATGCTACTGTTTATGGTAATGCAGGAATAGCTGATATGTTATATCGGTTAAATGATAAAAATGCTATTCACATTGAGTTAGGGGCACTTTTTACAAAACAGGATATGGGAAATTGGGTTATGGCTCAGGCTGAATATTCTATTGCACCAAAATGGTTTTTTTCTTTATCTGACCAATATAATTATGGCAATGAGGATAAAGATAAACAACTTCATTACTACACTGTGGCGGTTGCTTATGCAAAAGGAGGTAATCGATTACAGTTAGGTTATGGCAGGCAAAGACAAGGTATAATGTGTGTTGGTGGTGTTTGCAGAAGTGTACCAGCATCTAACGGTTTCATTTTAGCATTAAGTTCAAGTTTTTAAAAAAAGAAAATTATGAAAAACAATTTTCAGAAAATATTTATATTATTGTGCTCGGTGTTAATAATTGCAATAATAGGTTGTGATAAAATTGAAGGTCCATTCACAGAGAATAATGAAATTATAGATACAACAAGATGTCCGGTACCACAGTTTCCGGCACTTGAAAATACTTATAGGAAAATTCTTATTGAAGATTTCACTGGACATAAATGTGGTTATTGCCCACGAGCTCATGTTGCATTACATGATTTAATTGCTACTTATGGTGACACTATTGTTTCATATGCTATGCATGTTAGTGATGGTTATGCTGCACCTGATGCAACCGGTTCTTACACTTATGATTTTAGAACTGAAGAAGGAACTTTTGTTGATAATGCATTTCATATTTCAGCAGGAGGTCTTCCCAAGGGAATGGTTAGCAGAGTTAAATATAATGGGAGTGAAGTAATAGATCATGGTTCTTGGCCAATTGTTGTACAAACTATGTTAAATGATATTCCAAAATTGGGATTACAGATTATTAATAATTATAATAGTACTGATAGTTCTTTTTGTTCTCACATTAAAATATCTTTTCTTGAAAATATTACTGATACACTAATGTTTTATTGCTGTTTAACAGAAGATAGTATTATAAAGCCGCAGAAAAATTATGATGTAACACCAAACACAATTCCAAACTATGTTCATATGCATGTTTACAGAGATGGATTAAATGGTAATTTAGGTGTAACAATTAACCCAAGTTTAGCAATTAAGGACAGCTCTATTGTAAAATCTTATTATTACAAGCTAAATGGTAAAGACTATGTACATAAGAATCTTAAAATAGTAGCTTATGTTTATAAGAGTTCTACAAATGAAGTTTTGCAGGCAGAGGATAAAAAAGTAAAATAAATATTTAACGCTTATTTAAACCCAACAGGTTTCAAAAACCTGTTAGGTTTATAATACTTTAATTTCTGAAAAGAGATTTCTTCTTAACTATAACAACCTTCCCGTATTTAGCCAGTTCTTTCTGGTTAATTCTTTTTGCATCTCCTACTATTCCTATAACCATAGGTTTTGATTTAAGATTATCATCTGAGAATTTTTTAATGTCATCAAAGCTTAATTCATAGTAAACCGGTATTTTTACTTTTGATGGATCTTCTTTATAACCTAATAATTTCCATTTAGCAATAGATGTACTAAGGTCTCTGAAATCGGGATGCTCAGCTACAGCAGATTGAGCCAGATATTCTTTTATCATGTTAATTCTTTCTGGTTTTAATGGCATTTTTCTAACAAGAGAATCAAATAAGCTTACTGCCTCAATTGTCTTATCACTCTGAGTTCCGATAAAACCATAAAAAACACTCTCTTTTCCAGATTGTTGTGGAACCGAATAACGTGCACCGGCTGAATATGCGAGTGATCTGTATTCTCTTACTTCCTGTAACACTAAACCAGAGAAATCGCCACCAAAATATAAATTAAATGCATCTATATATGGCTCGTCGTCATTGTAAAAAGGCTTTTCGTTAATTAAGAAATATATTTTGCTTTGTAAAGCTTTCGGTTTATCCACTAGGTAAATTGTATTTTCATTATAATTTGTTACACTTAAACTTGAAGGTGCTAATGATTTTGATGGTCTTTCAGCAAAGCGATAGTCGTTTTTTAAATATGAAATAATCTCATCAAAAGGTAAATTACCAACATAATGCACATCGGCTTCAAAATTTGTTGCAAGTTTGAAAACTGAAATTATTGAATCTACAGAAGTGTTTTTTAATTCTTTTATTGTTGGTCTGTCTATAAAGTTTGATTTATTACCAAATTTTATCCAACTAAATAGCGCAGTGGCAATATTATCAGGTTCTTTACTTTCAATTTTACGATTTGATTTTTCACCTTCAAGCAAAATGTTAAGTTTTTCGGTTTCACATACCGGGTTATGTATAAGTTTTCCTAATAATGTTAGTGCAGGTTTAATCTGACTTTCTTTTCCTTCTAATTCTACAATTGTGTAGTCTTTATCGCTGCTTATATTGTATGTACATCCTATTTTACTAAACTCGTTTTTTAGTTCATTTACTTTTAATTCGGAAGTTCCTGAAAGATTTGCAAGTTGTGTTGAGCTTGATAATAATGGATGATAGGTTTCGCCCATTCCATATTTAATAGTGAGAGTAAAAATATCATTATATGGATTCTTAGTTTGATATATCCATATACCTTTTTTTACTCTGTTTTGTTGTACATCAGATCTGAAATCAACAAATTTTTCTGAAATAGGTTTAGATGGTAATGTTTCTAAATGTTTTGCAAATTCAGATTTTGCATCAGTATTAGAAATAACGGGTTTATATCCTGGTTTATCAATTTTTTCATTTTTAGGTAATCCCATTTTTGAGTAAAATGCAAGATAATTTTTACCATAATATTTATTAGCAGTATTAATAACATCCTGCTTTGTAATTGCCATAATTTTATCAGGAATAGAAAAAGCAACTTCGCATTCCTGATTTCTACCAAATAATTCTGCAAAATACATCGAGCGGTTTTCCACATTTTCCATGTCAAACATAAAGTCTTTATATAATTCTGCTTTTATTGCATCAACCATCCAGTCATCAAAATTTCCGTTTTTTAAATCTTCAATTTTTTGCATTACAAGTGCTTCGGCATCTTCCAATTTTTGACCTAATATTTTAGGAACAATTAATATTACATCTTCGCCATAGTCATTGTATTGCATTGGAAAAATTTGAGCACTTAGTAATTTATTATCTATTGTTAGTTTATCTAATAATCCTGTTTGATTTCCATTTGAGAGTATTCTGTTACAAACCTGAATTGCAATTTCGTCTTTATCTCCGGCAGGAACTGTTCTAAAACCAAGTAATCCCAATTTAATTGGAGATAATTTCATCTCAACAGATTCGCGTCCATTAAAAGGTTCCTCTTTCCATTCTTTTTTAGCAGGAAGTTCAGCCTTTTTCCATCTTCCAAATTTTTCTTTAATTAATTCAAGGGTTTCTTGTGTGTTAAAATCACCTGAAAGAACAAGAGCCATATTGTTAGGGACATAATAAGTTGTAAAAAATTGAAACATCTTATTTAAAGAAGGATTTTTTAAATGGTCAATTGTTCCTATTAAAGGCTGTTGTCCGTATGGATGATTTTTAAAAGATGCTTTGTTAAATTCTTCTAAAAGTTTAAAAATAAACATATCCGAATAAAGATTTTTTTCTTCATAAACAACTTCCAGTTCAGATTGAAATCCTCTGAATACAGGATTAATAAAACGTTGACTATAAATTTCCAACCATTTATTCAATTGATTAGAAGGAAATGCATTATGATATGCTGTTCTGTCAGGGCTAGTATTTGCATTTAAGTCAATACCACCAATACTCTTAATAACTTTATCCATTTCATTTGGAATAGCATATTTATTTGCTTCCAAGGATGCCTGATTAATATTTAATTGAATCTCTTTTCTTTTTTCAGGGTCTGTTGTTTTACCAAGTTCTTCGTATAGAGCAAATATTTTATCAATATGAGGTTTTTCGGCGTTCCAATCTGTAGTGCCTAATTTATCTGTTCCTTTAAAAAGCATATGTTCCATATAATGAGCCATACCTGTTGCATCTGCAGGGTCATTCTTCGAACCTGCTTTTGTAACAACTATGCCATATATCATTGGTCTTGAGTGATCTTCATTTAGAATAACAGTTAATCCGTTTTCTAATATATACTTTTCAACAACAGGTTTTTTCCATTCAATTATTTGACTTAATCCATTTTGAATGATAAATATTACTAAAAAAGAAAAAATAATACAGAATTTCATGGTCAATTAATTATAAGTGATTACTATGAACTCATTCTTTTTACCTATTCAAACTTACATAATATTTTTTGAACTTTATATTTTTTATTTAAAAAGTGATTTATCAATAGAAGATTTATGTTTTATTTTATTCTTTATAAATTCTTAATGGCTTATTTTTTGAAGTCCGTTTTCATTAAATAAATTTGAGGGATTGGCATTTAGAATAAAAAAATGTTTAATTTCGTAACTAAATTTGAGTTTTTATGTAAAAAACTTGAATGATATTATATGGAAGAATAATGATATTCAGAATATTAATTCTTTTTTGTTTTTTTAGTTTCTCCTGTGTTTATAACATCAATGCTCAGGATAAAGTTAAAACTACTCAGGATACTGAGTTGGAACAAAAAGCATTTACACTTTTCAGAGCAGAGAATTACATAGAAGCACTTCCATTATTTTCTCAATTACTAAGTCTTTATCCAAAAGAGCCAAATTATAATTTTGGTTATGCTGTTTGTTTAATAGAAACAAATCAACAAATTGAAAAAGCTATAAAATATCTGCAATTTGCCGATAGTAAAAGTGATAATCCTTTAATAAAATTCTATTTAGGAAGGGCATTTCATTTAAGCTATAAGTTTGATGAGGCATTAACAAATTATGAAGCTTATTCAAAAAAAGCACTACCTGCAGACAAAAAGAAATATTTACTGGATAGCAGAATTGCTATGTGTAACAATGGAAAAGAACTTATTAGGTATATCAGTGATTTAACTGTTGTTGATAATAAAAAAATTAAAAACGATAACTTTTATTATTCATATGAATTAAAAGATTTTGGTGGAAAACTTATTGTAAAACCGCCTGAATTTAAGACTAAGCTTGATAAAAAATATGAAACTGTAAATAATGTTATTTTTTTTCCGAATAACGGTAAAGAGGTATTTTATGGAAGTTTTGGTGAAAATAAAGCAAACGGTCGTGAAATTTTTAATATAAAAAAGAACTTAGATGGAACATGGAGTAAACCAGTGAATATTGGTTCTGTAATAAATACTCCATATGATGAGGACTATGCTTTTTTACAAGCCGATGGAAAAACACTTTATTTTTCATCAAAGGGGCATAATAGTATGGGTGGCTATGATATTTTTAAATCTGTATTTGATAGTACTGCAAATGCATGGACAAAGCCAATTAACCTAGATTTTCCTACAAATACTCCATATGATGATTATTTGTTTATTACAGATAAGGATGAGTTGTATGCTTATTTTGCATCAAACCGTGAAACCAATGGAGATAATATTTCGGTTTATAAAATTGTAGTTGATAAAAAACCTGTTGAAAGACAATTTAATAACATAGATGAAATTTTAAATACCTCAAAACTTGAAGTATCAACTTTAGCTGATATTAAAAAGGCTGAAAATTCACATAACGATGCTAACAATAAACAATTATTAACTAATAATGTTTCAAATAACAATAATCAGTTAACTTCAACTAATTATAAGTTTAAACCTATTACTTATTCACCAAATATTACAACTCAACAATTAAGTTCAGAGGTAGATAAAGATGAAAAGGAAATTAACAATCAGGCTAATAATTTAAGAAAACAAAGCGATATTGCTTATCTGTCTGCTATTGAAAAAAATAATCAGGCAAATAACAAGAGAAAACTTGCAAGCGATAAAACAAATGAATTAAGTAAAATTACAGATATAAATTTAGCCGAAAAGAAAAAGCAAGAAATTTTTGACTTAATAACCGAGGCTGAAAATCTCGAGAATAATGCAGTTACGGCATATAATGTAGCAAAAAATCTGGACCAGGTTGCAACAGATATTGAAGAGGATGCTGCAAAAACAAAAAATATTAAGGAAGCAATTAATAATTCTGATAATGTAAATAATGAGAGTTTAGTTGAGATTGTAAATAAGAATAAAGACCAGCTTAACAAGAGTCAGAATAAATACACTACAATCGAAAATGAAATAGAAAACAGAACTAGTCTTGCTAACAGTAAGCAAAAAGAGTTTTTGCAAAACGAAAAAGAATATAATGCCAATTTAAATGATATTTCAAGCACTGAAGATGAAATTAATACTCTAAAACAACAGATAGATAACGAAAATGATAATAATAAGAAAACAGAACTTGTAAAACAGTTAGAGAATAAAAATAAACAGCTTGAAGCATATAATTCTAAGGACTCTGTTCTGGAAGACAGCTATGAAAAATCAAAAATCGTTAGTGAAAATTTACAGGAAGAAGTTAAATTTTTAAAAGGACTACAGAATAATGTGTCCGTTGATACACGTACAACACAGGATTTAGCTGTGCTAACAAAGAACATTAATAAAGATCAGTTACATAAAGATATTTTTGACAAAGAACTTACTTTTGACGTGAAGAATGCTAATGCAGTACTTAACAATAATAATTTGACTGCAAATAATAACAAGCAGAATATTATTAAAAGCAATAATCAAGTAATAAATAATACCGAAGCAAATAATATAAATTCCGAAAGTCTATATGTTCAGGCAGAAAAAAACAAGAAAATAGCAGACTCATTACAAAATGTTATATCTGTAAAAGAGAAAGTAATGGCTTCAATTACAGATCCTAAAAAGCATGCTGCTGCATATAATGAAATTACTCAGTTAAATGATTTAAAAGAGTTAAAAACTAAACAAAGTGAAGAGTTGTTAAAACAAGCTAAGGCAAATGATAAAACACTTGTTTCAAATAATACTAATACAAATATTTATAACAATAATTCTGTTTTTCCATTTAATAGCGATAATTCAACAAATACAAATCAGGATTCAAAGCTTGTAACATATCAGAAAGAAGTTTTGAATGCTCAGTATTATGAAAATTTAGTTCGTGAGCAAAGAACTAAAGTTGATATGTTAAAGTACAGTTTGACAAATGCAACTGATGCAGATTCTAAATCTAATACTGAAAAACAAATTGCAGAATTAAATAAAGAGATTGAAAAGAATACTCTGATCAGAAACCAAAGTAAAGCCAATGTAGAAAAATTACATAAAGAGGCTGTTTCTGAAGTAGATGTTAATGCTATAACAAATGAACAGTTAGTATTGAATGCTACTCAATATAAAATGAAGAGTGAGCTAAATTTAACTAATGAGCAAAAACAGGTGATGAGCTTGGTTGAGAATGATAGAGAGTTTTTAAAGGGAATTCAGAAAAATTGTAACGAGATTACTGCTGAGATTGAAGAGTTAATTAAAAGGCGCGAAACAGCAGATTTAAAAACTCAAAAACAAATAGATAAAGATTTAATTTCAAAACGTGAAAAACAAGCTGAACTTATTAAGAAATATTCTACAGTATCAATGGAGTCTAATCAGGATGCTGCAGTAATATATAAAGATGTAATTGATGTAAATAAAAAAGTTGATATAACTAATCCTGATATCAGATTAGCAAATATGCTTGATAAAGAAGCTGAAATATATTTCGAGAAAGCTGCTAATGTCCGCAAAGATGCTGAATTACTAGGGAAACCTGAAGAAACCCTTTTAGAATACAATAAAGCTGATAATATTGAGCAGATTGCAATTCAAAAACAAAAATATTCTATTGATTTATACAAAAAATCTCAAACAAACCTTACCGCTAATAATAATGTAGTAAATAATAGCAATAATGTAAATAATGTTTCAAATCCTAATACAAATAAGAATTTTAATACTGTTTCGGCAGATACAAATCTAATTCCTCGTACTGTTACAATTACATTAAATCCTGATGAAGAAAATCAACTTAAATCATATAATTCAGAAACCCATAAAGCAGATGTTTTATTAGCCGAATCAAAAAAGAGTTTGACTGATATTGAAACTAAAAAGAATAAAGCTGCTGCAACATTTTCTGCAAAGGAAAAACAACAATTACTAAAAGGGATTGATTCTAAAGAACAGAAAGCACTCGATCAAATGCTTAATGCCTATAATTATTACGGAAAGGCTGATAGTATGAAGTTTATGGTTTATAAAAATCAGATTAAACAATTAGAAAATTCACCATCTGTTATTGGTAATAATAAGTCTATTGCTAAACAATATACAAGTGAAGCTGAATTTTATTTTACTGAAGCATCAAAAATAAGACAGAATGCAACTGCTATCACAGATAAGAATGCTAGAGCTGATGAGTTAAAACGTGCAACCGACTTTGAAAGGAAAGCTCTTTCAAGTCAGGAATATGCTGTAGATGTATTAACTGATGTTAATCCTGTGTTCTTTGTTTCAACAAATGACCTTACAAAAATTGACCGACTTGATGTGCTAAATCAGCCTGTTGATGTAAATGAGATTGTTAGAATTAAAACCAGCCGAATTGTTGAGAAGTTAACTTTAACAGAAGAAGAATTAATCAGATTAGATGAGGCTGAAAAGAAAAGAGCTATTTCTAATCAATTGATAAATGATGCAAATAAATATCTGGCTAATCTCGACAGCTTAAAAAAAATAGTCGAATTACCTGCAAATGCAAAGGATAAGAAAAAAGCTGAAAAGCAGATTCCTAAAGTAGAAAAGGACATGTTTGCTAGCCAGTTTACTTCTGCTGAGCTAAATGAAAGTATAAATGATGCTCGTTTTTATCTTTATAAAGAGAATTTTAAAAAGACACGTTTAAATGATAATACTACAGAGGCAAGACAGGGTAAACAGTTAGAGAAAGATGCTAATGCAAAGTATTCTAAAGCAAAATCATTGAGAGAGAAATCTTACATGAAAGAAGATGCCCGTAAAGCATACGAAATAGCTGTTCAGGCCAATACTTTAGAGCAGGAAGCAATAGAAGATCAGGAGAGAGCTTATGGAATTTATCTTAATCTTAAGCCTTTAGATGATGAAATAAAAGAATACGCTTTAAAACATCAGGCGAAAAACAATAATCAAAATCAAAACCTTTTAGTTAAGACAAATGCTGATATTACTCATATAGAAACTCCTGAAATTGATACTACAAGCCAGATTCTAGCAATTAATCAAAATAATAATCCTGTTGACACAACAACTAAATCAAATTTGGTTGTCGAAAATATAACAACTCCTGTTGATACTGCAATAGTTAACAATAATGTAATCGAGAATAAGAATACAAATAATAATGTTGTTGTAAATAATGTATCACCGGTTGACACAACAACAAAGTCAAACTTAGTTGTTGAGAATGTAACTGTACCTGTTGACACTACTTCAAAGGCTAGTAATCATGTTGTTATTAATAATGTGTCGCCTGTTGACACAACAACAAAATCTAATTTAGTAGTTGAAAACATAACAGTTCCTGTTGATACTACAACAAAAACAAATAACAATGTAGTTGAGAATAAGAATACTAATAATGTTGTAATAAATAATGTTTCACCTATTGACACTACAACCAAATCAAATTTAGCAGTAGAAAACATTACAGTTCCTATTGATACCACAACAAAAACAAATAACAATGTAATTGAGAATATTAATACAAATAATAATGTTGTAACAAATAACACTAATAATGTTGATAACCCACCTGTAAATAATAATGCAATTACCCAAGCATTAAATAAAACTGGTTTTGGTTTTTCAATTCTACCAGTAAATGCATATAGTGCTGCAAGTCCTATTCCAATGAATGTTCCTTTACCTGATGGAATTGTATTTAAAGTTCAGATTGGCGCATTTAAAGCCCCTGTTAAAAATGAAGCTTTTAAAGGATTAAATCCCATTTCAGGTGAAACACTTGCAGGTAGTCAGTATGTAAGATATTATGTTGGTTTGTTTTATTCTGAAGATGCTGCAAATATTGTTAGAAATCAGATTAAACCTATTGGGTATAATGATGCCTTTGTTGTTGCATATAAAGATGGAAAACGCATCTCATTATTTGATGCACGTAGGATGTTAAAAGAAAACGGTAAAACTGAAGAATATAACTTGTTAGCTCAGGCAGAGGTAGATAAAATAAAAAACAGAGTAGTTGAGAATCCAATAAACCAAAATGTAAATAATAATCAAACAAATAATAATCCAGTAAATCAAATTACAATTAAGCAACCTGTTAATACTACTAATGTTTCTAATGTGTCAGGGTTATTTTATACTGTACAGATTGGTGTTTATAAAAGTCCTGTTTCTTCACAGGATTTAAAAAATCTTACACCTATTTATGAAGAACAGGCATATGGATTTATCCGCTATACCACTGGGAAATATTCAGATTTTAAAAAGGCCGATTTAGAAAAAAACAGAATTATTCAACTTGGTATACCAGATGCTTTTGTTTCTGCATATTATAATGGAAAGCGAATTAGTGTAGCTGAAGC
The window above is part of the Bacteroidia bacterium genome. Proteins encoded here:
- a CDS encoding TlpA family protein disulfide reductase; protein product: MKTIYFILFALFVVNYTIAQTTEFKLPSVDVKTLDGKKFNTSEIKNDGKPIVISFWATWCKPCVMELSAIAEKYQDWQTETGVKLYAVSIDDSKSMNRVSPFVNGKGWDYVVLLDANSDFKRAINVINVPHTFLIDAAGNVVYQHTTYAEGDEDLLYEKIKKLAKGEKINE
- a CDS encoding Omp28-related outer membrane protein, with amino-acid sequence MKNNFQKIFILLCSVLIIAIIGCDKIEGPFTENNEIIDTTRCPVPQFPALENTYRKILIEDFTGHKCGYCPRAHVALHDLIATYGDTIVSYAMHVSDGYAAPDATGSYTYDFRTEEGTFVDNAFHISAGGLPKGMVSRVKYNGSEVIDHGSWPIVVQTMLNDIPKLGLQIINNYNSTDSSFCSHIKISFLENITDTLMFYCCLTEDSIIKPQKNYDVTPNTIPNYVHMHVYRDGLNGNLGVTINPSLAIKDSSIVKSYYYKLNGKDYVHKNLKIVAYVYKSSTNEVLQAEDKKVK
- a CDS encoding insulinase family protein, translating into MKFCIIFSFLVIFIIQNGLSQIIEWKKPVVEKYILENGLTVILNEDHSRPMIYGIVVTKAGSKNDPADATGMAHYMEHMLFKGTDKLGTTDWNAEKPHIDKIFALYEELGKTTDPEKRKEIQLNINQASLEANKYAIPNEMDKVIKSIGGIDLNANTSPDRTAYHNAFPSNQLNKWLEIYSQRFINPVFRGFQSELEVVYEEKNLYSDMFIFKLLEEFNKASFKNHPYGQQPLIGTIDHLKNPSLNKMFQFFTTYYVPNNMALVLSGDFNTQETLELIKEKFGRWKKAELPAKKEWKEEPFNGRESVEMKLSPIKLGLLGFRTVPAGDKDEIAIQVCNRILSNGNQTGLLDKLTIDNKLLSAQIFPMQYNDYGEDVILIVPKILGQKLEDAEALVMQKIEDLKNGNFDDWMVDAIKAELYKDFMFDMENVENRSMYFAELFGRNQECEVAFSIPDKIMAITKQDVINTANKYYGKNYLAFYSKMGLPKNEKIDKPGYKPVISNTDAKSEFAKHLETLPSKPISEKFVDFRSDVQQNRVKKGIWIYQTKNPYNDIFTLTIKYGMGETYHPLLSSSTQLANLSGTSELKVNELKNEFSKIGCTYNISSDKDYTIVELEGKESQIKPALTLLGKLIHNPVCETEKLNILLEGEKSNRKIESKEPDNIATALFSWIKFGNKSNFIDRPTIKELKNTSVDSIISVFKLATNFEADVHYVGNLPFDEIISYLKNDYRFAERPSKSLAPSSLSVTNYNENTIYLVDKPKALQSKIYFLINEKPFYNDDEPYIDAFNLYFGGDFSGLVLQEVREYRSLAYSAGARYSVPQQSGKESVFYGFIGTQSDKTIEAVSLFDSLVRKMPLKPERINMIKEYLAQSAVAEHPDFRDLSTSIAKWKLLGYKEDPSKVKIPVYYELSFDDIKKFSDDNLKSKPMVIGIVGDAKRINQKELAKYGKVVIVKKKSLFRN